Proteins encoded together in one Psychrobacter sp. 28M-43 window:
- a CDS encoding CTP synthase — protein sequence MTKFIFVTGGVVSSLGKGITAASLAAVLEARGVTVTMTKMDPYINVDPGTMSPFQHGEVFVTEDGAETDLDLGYYERFLRHSKMSKSNNFTSGRIYQNVLNKERRGEYLGGTVQVIPHITDEIKNKILASGEGYDIAIIEIGGTVGDIESLPFMEAVRQMQVELGRNRAMLMHLTLVPYIASAGETKTKPTQHSVKELRSIGLQPDILICRSDHHISQDNRRKIALFTNVEERAVIMCEDAQSIYQIPRTLHEQDLDDLICERFGLDVPEADLSDWDKVVEAQLNPEGTVTVAMVGKYVELPDAYKSINEALLHAGITHKVDVKIDYIDAERLEDDDTLLAQLNDADAILVPGGFGERGTMGKIKAITYARENNVPYLGICLGMQLAVIEYARNVLNINANSSEFDRKTAEPIIGLITEWLDERGELQIRSDDSDLGGTMRLGAQQAELVSGSKLSQIYGASNITERHRHRYEMNNRYIEPLEQAGMTISGYSAKQHLVESVEISEHPWFVAVQFHPEFTSSPRGGHPLFNSFVKAAKNHSEKK from the coding sequence ATGACCAAGTTTATATTCGTGACCGGTGGGGTAGTGTCCTCACTAGGAAAAGGTATCACCGCAGCTTCTCTTGCAGCGGTCTTAGAAGCACGTGGCGTGACTGTCACGATGACCAAAATGGATCCGTATATTAACGTTGATCCAGGTACAATGAGCCCGTTTCAGCATGGTGAAGTATTCGTCACTGAAGATGGCGCAGAGACCGATCTAGATTTGGGTTATTACGAGCGCTTCTTGCGTCACTCAAAAATGAGTAAGAGTAATAACTTTACCAGTGGCCGTATTTATCAGAACGTGTTGAATAAAGAACGCCGTGGTGAATATCTAGGCGGTACTGTACAGGTTATTCCGCATATTACTGATGAAATTAAAAACAAAATCCTTGCCAGTGGCGAAGGGTATGATATCGCTATTATCGAAATTGGCGGTACCGTTGGTGATATCGAATCACTTCCTTTTATGGAAGCCGTACGTCAGATGCAGGTAGAGCTTGGCCGTAATAGAGCCATGCTAATGCATCTTACTTTAGTACCTTATATTGCTAGTGCGGGTGAGACCAAAACCAAGCCAACGCAGCATTCGGTAAAAGAGCTACGTTCTATCGGCCTACAGCCTGATATTTTAATCTGTCGCTCTGACCATCACATCTCACAAGACAATCGCCGCAAGATTGCGCTATTTACCAACGTTGAAGAGCGTGCGGTCATCATGTGTGAAGATGCACAGAGTATCTATCAGATACCGCGTACATTACATGAGCAAGATCTTGATGATCTCATCTGTGAGCGTTTCGGTCTTGATGTGCCTGAAGCTGATTTGAGCGATTGGGACAAAGTGGTTGAAGCACAGTTGAATCCAGAAGGAACAGTGACTGTTGCGATGGTAGGCAAATACGTCGAGCTTCCAGATGCTTATAAGTCTATCAACGAAGCATTGCTACATGCAGGTATCACTCATAAAGTAGACGTGAAGATTGACTACATCGATGCTGAACGTCTAGAAGATGATGATACTTTACTTGCTCAGCTAAATGATGCTGATGCTATCTTAGTACCAGGCGGTTTCGGTGAGCGCGGTACGATGGGTAAGATAAAAGCCATCACTTATGCTCGTGAAAACAACGTGCCGTATCTAGGCATTTGTCTTGGTATGCAGCTAGCTGTGATTGAGTATGCACGTAACGTACTTAACATTAACGCCAACTCTTCTGAGTTTGATCGTAAGACTGCTGAGCCTATTATTGGTCTAATCACTGAATGGTTAGATGAGCGCGGCGAGCTACAGATTCGTAGCGATGATTCAGACCTTGGTGGCACGATGCGTCTAGGCGCACAGCAAGCAGAGCTGGTTTCTGGTAGTAAGCTAAGCCAAATTTACGGTGCTAGCAATATCACTGAGCGCCATCGCCATCGCTATGAGATGAATAATCGTTATATCGAGCCATTAGAGCAAGCAGGTATGACCATATCTGGTTATTCTGCCAAGCAGCATTTGGTAGAGTCGGTTGAGATTTCTGAGCATCCATGGTTTGTTGCTGTACAGTTTCATCCAGAGTTCACTAGCTCACCACGTGGTGGTCATCCACTATTTAATAGCTTTGTAAAAGCCGCTAAGAACCATAGCGAAAAAAAGTAG
- a CDS encoding heavy-metal-associated domain-containing protein: MAIQMAQVSIENIDDAEGLNSVMTALKNISGVTDINLDPEHNVAMVSYDDTDTSIHALTAAISMVDYVTQPFPIDSPQNPHHNNL; the protein is encoded by the coding sequence ATGGCAATTCAGATGGCGCAAGTAAGCATCGAAAATATCGATGATGCAGAAGGCTTAAATAGCGTAATGACCGCGCTTAAGAATATCTCAGGCGTGACGGATATTAATTTGGATCCTGAGCATAATGTCGCAATGGTGAGCTATGATGATACAGATACTAGTATCCATGCCTTAACAGCAGCGATTAGTATGGTGGACTATGTGACTCAGCCATTTCCGATTGATTCACCGCAGAACCCGCACCATAACAATTTATAA
- the kdsA gene encoding 3-deoxy-8-phosphooctulonate synthase, with amino-acid sequence MENLLTAQSHITLNTPSNDTINIGNDQPFVLFGGMNVLESKELAFEIAEQYIDICQRLGIGYVFKASFDKANRSSLHSYRGPGLEQGIDWLGQIKEKFQVPIITDVHEPHQAAPVAEVADIIQLPAFLSRQTDLVHAMAKTDAIINIKKAQFLASHEMRHIVNKCLEGGNDKLILCERGSAFGYNNLVVDMLGFDTMKQMDIPVFFDVTHSLQQPGARSDSAGGRREQITTLARAGMATGLAGLFLEAHPNPETAKCDGPCALRMSQLEPFLRQLKQIDDLVKGFEVLDTH; translated from the coding sequence ATGGAAAACTTATTGACCGCACAATCACATATCACGCTTAACACTCCTAGCAACGATACGATTAACATTGGTAACGACCAGCCTTTTGTATTGTTTGGTGGTATGAATGTTTTAGAGTCTAAAGAATTGGCATTTGAGATTGCTGAGCAGTATATTGATATTTGCCAGCGCTTGGGTATCGGCTATGTTTTTAAAGCGAGCTTTGATAAAGCCAACCGCTCAAGTCTGCATTCTTATCGTGGGCCTGGTTTAGAGCAGGGTATCGATTGGCTAGGTCAGATCAAAGAAAAGTTCCAAGTACCGATTATCACTGATGTGCATGAACCACATCAAGCAGCACCAGTCGCTGAAGTGGCTGATATTATTCAGCTACCTGCATTTTTGTCACGTCAGACGGATCTAGTGCATGCGATGGCAAAAACAGATGCCATTATTAATATCAAAAAGGCGCAATTTTTGGCCTCTCACGAGATGCGTCATATCGTTAATAAGTGCCTAGAGGGCGGTAATGATAAATTGATACTTTGTGAGCGTGGTAGTGCTTTTGGCTATAATAATCTGGTCGTGGATATGCTTGGTTTTGATACCATGAAGCAGATGGATATACCGGTATTCTTTGACGTGACGCATAGCTTACAACAGCCAGGTGCACGTAGTGATAGTGCTGGTGGACGCCGTGAGCAGATTACAACGCTTGCCCGTGCAGGTATGGCTACAGGGTTGGCAGGGTTGTTTTTAGAAGCGCATCCAAACCCAGAAACTGCAAAATGTGATGGTCCATGTGCGCTGCGTATGAGTCAATTAGAGCCTTTCTTACGTCAGCTTAAGCAAATTGATGATTTGGTCAAAGGTTTTGAGGTATTGGATACTCATTGA